A region of Zeugodacus cucurbitae isolate PBARC_wt_2022May chromosome 5, idZeuCucr1.2, whole genome shotgun sequence DNA encodes the following proteins:
- the LOC105215595 gene encoding NEDD8 ultimate buster 1, giving the protein MSHIDNIIIQVRARLQLLGIKLWEEPYYFSEIGSVESEIDRLAQDFSTNLSISTSNCKLALTELQDGALRKLAARKEFNDTGLATFSVRRINNEEGTQNMLEVKCELRALGKELQNRIAEKLKLNDPNRVKCISSGKIIDPDKTLDVQGVKNNQQLMVIVSELDRDETNSKEAMYDRIRKIKMDVESIVDSERQLFEMEDQDGNPVFLPPNENRALLMAMGFCEKARAAMKRQHYDEALILLLEADEKFTTCNSSFLESVDNYALINLDIVWCYLCLKNVTQLPDAQRRLDICEQSFRRSYGENMNRLIALKGNACPERALLMRLHLLQGVVLFHQNRRDEAYERLEVAGRELSELKVDDSAVEALVEMGYEPFEARLGLRACAGNLEQAINFIHDHREKKRDARARSRKERKVNSKLSRKSSDKDWVNPRSVCTLMEMGFSHDLVVAALRKSKNDLQQALDFLQTNSDELLQNLPKKESADLDLLEQLKQLGFNEDMVRVALETNKNNVDKALDFLVKIFGNEEELLKQMERISEVAKVVVGDDTPTTSSGITSLVSSALGKVKNEMESLKAYERFNEDLTTNEQDYLDLPLLQEEQILAEYKRFLEQ; this is encoded by the exons ATGTCCCATATAGACAATATAATCATACAGGTTAGAGCCCGACTGCAGCTGTTGGGCATTAAATTGTGGGAAGAACCATATTATTTTTCTGAAATCGGCAGCGTAGAATCCGAAATTGAT CGACTAGCACAAGATTTTAGCACAAATTTGAGTATCAGCACGTCGAACTGTAAACTTGCACTCACAGAGCTCCAGGATGGAGCGTTGCGAAAATTGGCTGCACGTAAAGAATTCAATGACACCG GACTCGCTACGTTCAGCGTGCGGCGCATTAACAACGAAGAAGGCACGCAAAACATGCTCGAAGTTAAATGCGAATTGAGGGCGTTGGGAAAGGAATTGCAGAATCGTATAGCGGAAAAACTAAAGTTGAATGATCCGAATCGTGTCAAGTGTATATCTTCCGGAAAAATTATTGATCCTGATAAAACGCTCGATGTGcagg GGGTTAAAAATAATCAACAGCTTATGGTTATTGTAAGTGAGTTGGATCGTGATGAAACAAATTCTAAAGAGGCCATGTATGATCGCATACGGAAAATTAAAATGGATGTCGAATCAATAGTAGACTCAGAGCGCCAATTGTTTGAG ATGGAGGATCAAGACGGCAACCCTGTGTTCTTGCCGCCAAATGAGAATCGTGCACTCTTAATGGCCATGGGTTTCTGTGAGAAAGCGCGTGCCGCCATGAAAAGACAACATTACGACGAAGCTTTGATTCTGCTACTGGAAGCGGACGAGAAGTTTACTACCTGCAATTCGAGTTTTCTGGAGTCCGTAGACAACTATGCTCTCATAAATTTGGACATTGTTTGGTGTTATTTATGTCTGAAG AACGTAACGCAATTGCCCGACGCGCAACGACGCTTAGACATTTGCGAGCAAAGTTTTCGCCGCAGCTACGGTGAGAACATGAATCGTCTCATTGCACTCAAAGGGAATGCATGTCCGGAGCGTGCACTTCTAATGCGCCTACATCTGCTGCAGGGTGTGGTGCTGTTCCATCAGAATAGACGTGATGAGGCCTACGAGCGCTTAGAGGTAGCCGGACGTGAGTTGAGTGAACTGAAAGTGGATGACAGTGCTGTGGAAGCTCTTGTTGAGATGGGCTATGAACCGTTCGAAGCACGCTTGGGTTTGCGTGCATGCGCTGGGAATTTGGAGCAGGCTATCAATTTCATACACGATCATAGGGAGAAGAAACGTGACGCACGTGCTCGTTCGCGTAAAGAACGCAAAGTGAATTCGAAGTTGTCACGTAAAAGCAGCGACAAAGACTGGGTGAATCCGCGCAGTGTCTGCACACTCATGGAAATGGGATTTTCACATGATCTTGTTGTTGCGGCgttgagaaaatcgaaaaatgATCTGCAGCAAGCG CTGGAtttcttgcaaaccaatagcgACGAGCTCTTACAAAACTTGCCAAAAAAAGAAAGCGCTGATCTCGATTTATTAGAGCAG CTAAAACAACTGGGCTTTAATGAAGACATGGTGCGCGTTGCACTTGAAACAAACAAGAACAATGTAGACAAGGCACTCGATTTTCTTGTTAAAATTTTCGGCAACGAAGAGGAGCTACTCAAACAAATGGAGCGTATATCTGAAGTGGCTAAAGTGGTCGTCGGTGACGATACACCGACTACATCAAGCGGCATTACTTCGCTGGTGAGCTCGGCTTtgggaaaagtgaaaaatgaaatggaatcaCTCAAAGCATATGAACGTTTCAATGAGGATCTTACCACAAATGAGCAGGACTACCTTGATTTGCCACTACTGCAGGAGGAGCAAATCTTAGCTGAATATAAACGCTTTTTAGAACAATGA